In Thiobacter sp. AK1, the genomic stretch TGGGGAAACACCCCTTTCTGGTCATGCCATGTAGACATCGCACCGAGATTCCTTTCCAGTACTGGAAAGGCAAAGCAACACTCAACACTGTAACTCGACGCCCTCCGTTTTCATGGCGCATAACAGGTCACTTTCGTGCTCTTTTCGCCCGCGTTTTCTGCTCGCCCTCTGTTAAGTTCACCAGCAGTTCGCTAGTGGTATTAGCCATGCGTCGCATGGCGGTTCGCGTCACTGACGGTGCACTGCCGGTGTAGTGAACAACCACGCTGCGGTAACCAGGGTCTGGTTGCGACTAGCGGTGCACTGGCGGTGCACTGAGATTGCCAGTTGATGGCGGATTGCATTCAGCTTAGAGGAGAACGACTTGAACATCCTTGGCATTGACATTGGGTACTCCAACCTGAAGCTCGCCTTTGGCTCGAAAGGCGAATCCCCCAAAACGCACTTGCGCCCTGCGGGCGCCGCGCCCGCCGACAGGTTCGGGTCGCGCTTCGATGGGAAGGCGCACGAAGACTTCCTGCATGTGATGGTGGACGGGCAGGAGTTCATCGCCGGCGTCTCACCGGACCGCGCCGAGATGTGGAGCCGTTCCCTCCACGCGGATTACCCCTCCAGCGCGTCTTACAAGGCGTTGTTTCACGCTGGGCTTCTCCTCTCGGAGATGGACAGGATCGACATGCTCGTCACCGGGCTGCCGGTGTCCCAATATCTGGACGAAACCCGCAAGAAGGCCGTGGCCGAGCAAATGCAGGGGGCTCATCAAGTCACCGCCAAGCGCACCGTCACGGTCGAGAAGGTCAAGGTCATCCCGCAACCGGTTGGTGGGCTTCTCGACTACATCTCCCAGGAAGACGCCGACATTGAGGATGCCCGGGTGCTCGTGGTCGATCCCGGATTTTTCTCGGTCGATTGGGTTGTGGTCGCCAACAAGGACCTTCATAGACAATCCTCTGGCACCAGCCTCAATGCTTCATCGGTCGTTCTCGAAGAGGCTTCCAGGCTGATTGCCAAGGATTACGGCTCGGCGGTCAATACCGAAACCCTCGAAAACGCCATCCGGTCTGGCAAGCCCAGCGTGTGGATGTTCGGAAGCCGCGTCGAGATCGCGCCATACATCGAGCAGGCCGCGAAGACGGTCGGTCCGGTCGTCGTGGAATCCATCCAGAAGTCGCTGCGGACGGAAAGCCAGATGCCTGACCTCGTGGTCCTCGTTGGTGGCGGCGCCATGTTCTTCCGCGAGGCGGTCCAGGCCGCGTTTCCACGGCTGACCGTGGTCACGCCGAAGGACCCGGTGTACTCCAACGCTCGTGGATTCTGGTTGATGGGGGCGGCATTGTGAGCGGTATCCGGATCGTTCTTACCGTTACCCAGGCCAGCCCGGAGCTTTTTGCGGCGTTGCAGGAGGTGCCAGCCAGGCTACGGGCAGAACGTGTCCGGACGCTCGCAACGCTCGGGCTCGCCGCCGTGTCTGGCGGGATCATGAGCAGACCGGCCATAGGCCCGGCCACCGAGGCGTCTCCGCAGAATGCCGGTGCCCCGAATCGGGCGCTGGGCTTCGCCAAAGCATTGGGCGACGGGGTGTAGCGGGCCATGACTTCGATCAGCATTGCCGAGTACCGGTCGTTGACGCCACCCGTTCGGGGACACCGCCAGCGCAAACGCCGGAGACGTCTCCCGTTGGAGGAGGCCATTCAGCGGGCCTGCGTGGAATGGGCTCGCCTCCAAGCGCCCCGCTATCCACTACTTGCGTGGCTCGTCCACGTGCCCAATGGCGGCATTCGGCCCAAAGGGGAGGCAGGAAAGCTCAAGGCAATGGGCGTCAACCCCGGTCTGCCAGACATACTCATCCCGCGACGCAGCGGCCCTTGGGCTGGCCTGGCGGTCGAAATCAAGTCGCCAACCGGTAAGGTGTCGAGAAGCCAGGCCAAGTGGCTTGACGCGCTTGCTGCCGACGGCTGGTTCGTCGCCGTGGCGCGATCGTTGGATGAGTTTCGCGAAACGTGCCTATGCTTTCTGGAACCGTGACCAGAAAGATCGGTCGCCACCACCTCGCCTTTTACCGAGGGTGGCTCCAAGGTCTTGACCTCCGGGACTTGGCAGACCGCTACCTTGAGACAGGGCTGGACCTGCGTCTTGCCAAATCAACGCTCGCCTGGCTTCGTGATGCCCTAAGCCAGGCAGCGCTCAGACAAGGCAAACGCGGCGAGGCACGTTTGCTGCGGCTCCATCTGTCGCCCAGTCGTGAAACCCAAGCTCCAGTGGTTCCGTCATTGGAGGATTTCCGTGCCGAACACGATCCTGACGGGTTCTACCCAGAAGAGGAACTGATTCGGCTGTACCTGGAAACGTTCCCTCAGGCCGCCGACCGGAAGGTTAGGCAACGCCAGCGCCTCATCGAGCGCCAATTGAGGGCTCTCGACGTGATCGAGCGGCTGCTGGTCACGGAGCCCGTGCCGAACGATCTGGTCTCCGCATGGTTCGACAAGCCTGTTGCCGACCGACTGGTTCTCGCCGACATTCCGACCATCGGCGCCCTTCTGGAGCGAATCCGAGAACGCGGATACCGTTGGTGGGTGAACGTACCCAAGCTCGGGGAGAAAGGCGCTGCCCGAATCGTCGCCTGGTTGCGCGGATATGAGTCGTCCTTGGGGCCGTTGCCGGACCATGCCCTTGCGCCCGTGCGCAGCCAGCCGGCGTCACTGCTTGCCAGGCTGAGAAGCCCGGAAACCGCCATCGTGCCGA encodes the following:
- a CDS encoding VRR-NUC domain-containing protein — encoded protein: MTSISIAEYRSLTPPVRGHRQRKRRRRLPLEEAIQRACVEWARLQAPRYPLLAWLVHVPNGGIRPKGEAGKLKAMGVNPGLPDILIPRRSGPWAGLAVEIKSPTGKVSRSQAKWLDALAADGWFVAVARSLDEFRETCLCFLEP
- a CDS encoding ParM/StbA family protein, whose amino-acid sequence is MNILGIDIGYSNLKLAFGSKGESPKTHLRPAGAAPADRFGSRFDGKAHEDFLHVMVDGQEFIAGVSPDRAEMWSRSLHADYPSSASYKALFHAGLLLSEMDRIDMLVTGLPVSQYLDETRKKAVAEQMQGAHQVTAKRTVTVEKVKVIPQPVGGLLDYISQEDADIEDARVLVVDPGFFSVDWVVVANKDLHRQSSGTSLNASSVVLEEASRLIAKDYGSAVNTETLENAIRSGKPSVWMFGSRVEIAPYIEQAAKTVGPVVVESIQKSLRTESQMPDLVVLVGGGAMFFREAVQAAFPRLTVVTPKDPVYSNARGFWLMGAAL